The Rhodopseudomonas palustris genome window below encodes:
- a CDS encoding ABC transporter substrate-binding protein has translation MCINCGDDIVHPEDNRFRITRRQTLDMLAAGGLAALGTMLGGFGQAARAADDEVVRIGYLPITDATALLVAHGMDYFKDEGLEAERPTLIRGWSPLVESFAAGKFNLVHLLKPIPVWMRYNNNFPVKIMAWAHTNGSGVVVGKETGIESFKDLGGKQVAVPFWYSMHNIVLQYALRKSGIKPVIKGQSEPLAADECNLQVMAPSDMPPALAAKKIDAYIVAEPFNALGETKAGGRMLRFTGDIWKNHPCCVLCMNEEVTKKKPEWTQKVMNALVRAEIYASANKKEVAKLLSKDGAGYLPLPAEVIERAITYYDDKAYGETNAITHPEWKLGRIDFQPWPYPSATRLIVEAMNDTVVAGDKTFLKKLDPDFVTKDLVDYAFVKQAMTKHPDWKNSPSVDPADPFTRTEVLAL, from the coding sequence ATGTGCATCAATTGCGGAGATGACATCGTCCATCCCGAAGACAACCGCTTTCGGATCACCCGCCGGCAGACGCTCGACATGCTGGCCGCGGGCGGGCTCGCCGCGCTCGGCACGATGCTCGGTGGTTTCGGCCAGGCCGCGCGTGCGGCCGACGATGAAGTGGTGCGGATCGGCTATCTGCCGATCACCGACGCCACCGCACTCCTGGTCGCGCACGGCATGGATTACTTCAAGGACGAAGGGCTGGAAGCCGAGCGCCCGACCCTGATCCGCGGCTGGTCGCCGCTGGTGGAGAGCTTCGCGGCCGGCAAGTTCAATCTGGTGCATCTGCTCAAGCCGATCCCGGTGTGGATGCGATATAACAACAATTTCCCGGTCAAGATCATGGCTTGGGCTCATACCAACGGCTCCGGCGTCGTGGTCGGCAAGGAGACCGGGATCGAGTCGTTCAAGGACCTCGGCGGCAAGCAGGTCGCGGTGCCGTTCTGGTACTCGATGCACAACATCGTGCTGCAATACGCGCTGCGCAAATCCGGCATCAAGCCGGTGATCAAGGGCCAGAGCGAGCCGCTCGCCGCCGACGAATGCAATCTCCAGGTGATGGCACCGTCCGACATGCCGCCGGCGCTCGCCGCCAAGAAGATCGACGCCTACATCGTCGCCGAACCGTTCAACGCGCTCGGCGAAACCAAGGCCGGCGGCCGGATGCTGCGCTTCACCGGCGACATCTGGAAGAATCACCCCTGCTGCGTGCTGTGCATGAACGAGGAGGTGACGAAGAAGAAACCGGAATGGACCCAGAAGGTGATGAACGCGCTGGTCCGCGCCGAGATCTACGCAAGCGCCAATAAAAAGGAGGTCGCCAAGCTGCTGTCGAAGGACGGCGCCGGCTATCTGCCGCTGCCGGCCGAGGTGATCGAGCGGGCGATAACCTATTACGACGACAAGGCTTATGGCGAGACCAACGCCATCACTCACCCCGAGTGGAAGCTCGGCCGCATCGACTTTCAGCCGTGGCCGTATCCATCGGCCACTCGGCTGATTGTCGAGGCGATGAACGACACCGTCGTGGCCGGTGATAAGACGTTCCTGAAAAAGCTCGATCCGGATTTCGTCACCAAGGATCTGGTCGACTATGCGTTCGTCAAGCAGGCGATGACCAAACATCCGGACTGGAAGAACTCGCCGAGCGTCGATCCGGCCGACCCGTTCACCCGAACCGAGGTGCTGGCGCTGTGA
- a CDS encoding ABC transporter permease, translated as MSLDLTLDDTAAIEPSRRTGEHLAGHARSFGYVLLGIAALLAVWWIGGALIAANPRTASFADFAPLPTFQRLWSMLASGEAAKMALPSLARIGGGLAWAIVLGVPLGILVGRFKGMRQASSVPFQFLRMISPLAWMPIAVMAFSSWNGAIVFLIGVAAIWPILFSTAHGFRRIDPAWFKVARNLGAQPWHMLFTIIVPAILQDALAGIRLAVGVAWIVLVPAEFLGVTSGLGYAINDARDTLEYDRLAATVVIIGLIGFTLDFLCERAVRRASWAREE; from the coding sequence GTGAGTCTCGACCTGACCCTCGACGACACCGCCGCGATTGAGCCATCGCGGCGAACCGGCGAACACCTCGCCGGCCATGCACGCAGCTTCGGCTATGTGCTGCTCGGCATCGCCGCGCTGCTCGCGGTATGGTGGATCGGTGGGGCGCTCATCGCCGCCAATCCTCGCACCGCCAGCTTTGCCGACTTTGCGCCGCTCCCGACCTTTCAAAGGCTGTGGTCGATGCTGGCGTCGGGCGAAGCAGCCAAGATGGCGCTGCCGAGCTTGGCGCGGATCGGCGGCGGGCTGGCTTGGGCGATCGTGCTCGGCGTGCCGCTCGGCATCCTGGTCGGGCGGTTCAAAGGAATGCGCCAAGCCAGTTCGGTGCCGTTCCAGTTTCTGCGGATGATCTCGCCGCTCGCCTGGATGCCGATCGCCGTGATGGCATTTTCGAGCTGGAACGGCGCGATCGTATTCCTGATCGGCGTCGCGGCGATCTGGCCGATCCTGTTCTCGACCGCGCACGGCTTCCGGCGAATCGATCCGGCCTGGTTCAAGGTCGCCCGTAATCTTGGCGCCCAGCCCTGGCACATGTTGTTCACCATCATCGTGCCGGCAATCCTGCAGGACGCACTTGCCGGCATCCGGCTCGCCGTCGGCGTCGCCTGGATCGTGCTGGTGCCGGCCGAATTCCTCGGCGTCACCTCGGGGCTCGGCTACGCCATCAACGACGCCCGCGACACGCTGGAATACGACCGGCTCGCCGCCACCGTGGTGATCATCGGCCTGATCGGCTTCACGCTCGACTTTCTCTGCGAACGTGCCGTCCGCCGCGCCAGTTGGGCGCGAGAGGAGTAA